A genomic window from Chloroflexia bacterium SDU3-3 includes:
- a CDS encoding nitrogenase component I subunit alpha, producing MKFKCNIALTEREGHIAIKGQDGCQRSDGSNCFIKSNVPTTPGDMTERGCTYAGCRGVVGGPVKDVIQLTHGPIGCAFFSWGYRPHLAETDFHMKYTFVSDMNESNIVFGGEKKLLQCIVEAAQEFPEAKGVFVYNTCSTALIGDDGKDVAKQATEIIGKPVVFFECEGFRGVSQSAGHHVGNETIFKELVGSVEPEGDFSNSINIIGDYNIKNDIRTFEPLFEAMGLQIIARFTGNVSVDDLKIMHKAQLNVVHCQRSATYIAEMMRDKYGTPFIDVTLWGIKHMSKALRDTAAFFGLEDRAEEVIAAELAKIKPKIDYYRERFAGKTAFVYQGGPRSWHWIELLREIGIEVMYAATTFGHEDDYQKIFSQISDGALVVDNPNVPEIEEILRECKPDLFISGNKEKYVAYKLGVPFVNGHTYDTGPYAGFSGMVNFARDIDKALHAPIWGLLSQQGRPVPSSLSAAGD from the coding sequence ATGAAATTTAAATGTAACATTGCGCTGACTGAGCGCGAAGGCCATATCGCGATCAAGGGCCAGGATGGCTGCCAGCGCAGCGATGGCTCGAACTGCTTTATCAAGAGCAATGTGCCCACCACCCCGGGCGACATGACCGAGCGCGGCTGCACCTACGCCGGATGTCGTGGCGTGGTCGGCGGGCCGGTGAAGGATGTCATCCAGCTCACCCACGGCCCGATCGGCTGCGCCTTCTTCTCGTGGGGCTACCGCCCGCACCTGGCCGAGACCGACTTCCACATGAAGTACACCTTCGTGAGCGACATGAACGAGTCGAACATCGTGTTCGGCGGCGAGAAGAAGCTGCTGCAGTGCATCGTGGAGGCCGCGCAGGAGTTCCCCGAGGCCAAGGGCGTGTTTGTCTACAACACCTGCTCCACCGCGCTGATTGGCGACGACGGCAAGGATGTGGCCAAGCAGGCGACGGAGATCATCGGCAAGCCCGTGGTATTTTTTGAGTGCGAGGGCTTCCGCGGCGTTAGCCAGTCGGCGGGCCACCACGTGGGCAACGAGACGATCTTCAAGGAGCTGGTCGGCTCGGTCGAGCCGGAGGGCGACTTCAGCAACTCGATCAACATCATCGGCGACTACAACATCAAGAACGACATCCGCACCTTCGAGCCGCTGTTCGAGGCCATGGGCCTGCAGATCATCGCGCGCTTCACCGGCAACGTCTCGGTCGACGACCTGAAGATCATGCACAAGGCCCAGCTGAACGTGGTGCACTGCCAGCGCTCGGCCACCTACATCGCCGAGATGATGCGCGACAAGTATGGCACGCCCTTCATCGACGTGACGCTCTGGGGCATTAAGCACATGTCCAAGGCCCTGCGCGACACCGCCGCCTTCTTTGGGCTAGAGGACCGGGCCGAGGAGGTGATCGCCGCCGAGCTGGCCAAGATCAAGCCGAAGATCGACTACTACCGCGAGCGCTTCGCGGGCAAGACGGCCTTTGTCTACCAGGGCGGCCCGCGCTCGTGGCACTGGATCGAGCTGCTGCGCGAGATCGGCATCGAGGTGATGTACGCCGCCACCACCTTCGGCCACGAGGACGACTACCAGAAGATCTTTAGCCAGATCAGCGATGGCGCGCTGGTGGTGGACAACCCCAACGTGCCCGAGATCGAGGAGATCCTGCGCGAGTGCAAGCCCGATCTGTTTATCTCGGGCAACAAAGAGAAGTACGTGGCCTACAAGCTGGGCGTGCCGTTTGTGAACGGCCACACCTATGACACCGGCCCCTACGCGGGCTTCTCGGGCATGGTCAACTTTGCCCGCGACATCGACAAGGCGCTGCACGCGCCGATCTGGGGCCTGCTGTCGCAGCAGGGCCGACCTGTGCCGTCGTCACTTTCAGCCGCAGGAGACTAA